In Pseudobacter ginsenosidimutans, the following are encoded in one genomic region:
- a CDS encoding SusC/RagA family TonB-linked outer membrane protein, which produces MKLTLFLLLAFSLQISAKLHGQSVSFSGKGISLESIFPVIKKQTGYVVFCNAEVLKAARPVTIEATNMPLEDFLESILDEQPLQYAIKKKTIIISKKSKATSNSVISPHISGSIARVDLLLVRGIVCNEKGEPLAGANIMAKGSRKGVAAAADGSFSVNAEVDDILFISSVGYEEAEIKLTTATTAIVLSSKPSSANQNAVLASVHTDVRGIVIVLKRSNTPLDEVQVIAYGTTTRRFNTSSMGRVASETIARQPVSNPLAALQGRIPGLDVSLTNGVPGSAVKVRIRGTNSLTNGSEPLYIVDGVPLASGNTSLNRLGNLADYGTPTSSGLATPGGGLSPFQLINPAEIESIEVLKDADATTIYGSRGANGVILITTKKTGAGKLSVSGSFYQSIAKATRFWDLMDTKEYVAMRKEAFRNDNVTPNKTNAYDLLLWDTTSYTNWQRMILGGTARASDANIALSGGNALTQFYVGAGYRQEKTVLPADDYNKRATINSTITQYSANRKLSMQLKLMYASIKSKTPPAFSGVNLPPNAPAPFDADGNLNWGPDGGEFDNPFAILKRSGNTQTDNLIGNLQLSYAITPDLKATIKTGYNAVFLSETNLTPISSFNPKRNMTGSSSFANSSARGWNMEPMLEYKKKTSLGSITILLGSTWQHDKTAGSSVYASGYVIDDFLTSMNAAKTLTATPASFNEYKYAAVFGRINYILKQKYVLNLSARRDGSSRFGDGNKYSNFGAVGVAWLFTEEPAIKSLMPWLSFGKLRGSYGTTGNDQIGDYRYLDTWILSANNYENRLSLSPNALFNGNYNWERNKKLEIGLEYGLFNNRIMSSIAWYLNRSDNQLVQYKLPIQTGFTNVIRNFPALIENSGVELELSAEIIKKANFKWDMGFNITFPKNRLVDFPGLSTSSYATTYVVGKSVNIVKGYLMDEVDPATGVYIVKDMDGDGRLGTGDRTLLGKTDPDYFGGINNSFTYKNFRVQLFFEFKQKFDVAQGRAASYAGSIGMNYPRMLLDRWQEKGDQATYQRYTQGTGDAYTMAQRVAGSNLGYADLTYLRLRNFEFFWDLKNISTGSIHSRHYRCSCVHRMFLPGTVIRMWTLK; this is translated from the coding sequence ATGAAATTGACGCTCTTCTTACTACTGGCCTTTTCCCTTCAGATCTCAGCAAAATTGCATGGCCAGTCTGTTTCATTCTCTGGTAAGGGAATTTCTCTTGAATCCATTTTTCCGGTCATTAAGAAACAAACAGGATACGTTGTTTTCTGCAATGCAGAAGTGCTAAAGGCTGCCCGGCCTGTTACGATTGAAGCCACCAATATGCCCCTGGAAGACTTTTTGGAATCAATCCTCGATGAACAACCATTGCAGTATGCGATCAAGAAGAAAACGATTATCATATCAAAAAAATCAAAGGCAACCTCCAATTCCGTTATTTCGCCCCATATTTCCGGGTCAATTGCTCGTGTGGATTTGCTCCTGGTTCGTGGGATTGTTTGCAATGAAAAGGGGGAACCACTTGCAGGGGCCAATATAATGGCGAAAGGTTCCCGGAAAGGAGTTGCTGCAGCAGCGGATGGCTCATTTTCCGTCAATGCCGAAGTGGATGACATTCTTTTCATCAGTTCAGTAGGATATGAAGAAGCTGAAATTAAGTTGACGACTGCAACTACTGCCATTGTTTTATCTTCCAAACCTTCTTCAGCCAATCAAAATGCTGTTTTGGCTTCTGTTCATACCGATGTTCGTGGAATTGTCATAGTGCTGAAGCGATCCAACACGCCGCTGGACGAAGTTCAGGTGATAGCATACGGAACAACAACCCGGCGGTTCAATACCAGCTCCATGGGCAGGGTAGCTTCAGAAACGATCGCACGTCAGCCGGTCAGTAATCCACTTGCAGCATTGCAGGGACGCATACCTGGCCTCGACGTTTCCCTTACCAATGGAGTTCCGGGTTCGGCCGTAAAAGTGCGTATACGCGGCACCAATTCATTGACCAATGGATCTGAACCGCTTTATATTGTTGATGGAGTTCCGCTGGCTTCCGGAAACACTTCCCTTAACCGGTTAGGTAATCTAGCCGACTATGGCACGCCTACCTCATCGGGGCTTGCCACACCTGGTGGTGGATTAAGTCCCTTTCAACTCATCAATCCTGCGGAAATTGAAAGTATTGAAGTGTTGAAAGATGCGGATGCCACTACTATCTATGGCTCCAGGGGTGCTAATGGAGTTATTCTCATTACTACAAAAAAAACGGGAGCAGGAAAGTTGTCTGTATCAGGCAGCTTCTATCAGTCGATTGCCAAAGCTACCCGTTTCTGGGATTTGATGGATACAAAGGAATATGTGGCCATGCGTAAAGAAGCATTTCGCAACGATAATGTTACGCCCAATAAGACCAATGCTTATGATCTGTTATTATGGGACACTACCAGCTATACCAACTGGCAGCGCATGATCCTGGGAGGTACAGCAAGGGCCAGTGATGCCAACATCGCGCTTTCCGGAGGAAATGCACTTACTCAATTCTATGTTGGTGCAGGCTATCGACAAGAAAAAACTGTACTCCCTGCGGATGATTACAATAAAAGAGCAACGATCAATTCGACTATCACCCAGTATTCAGCCAACAGGAAACTGAGCATGCAACTGAAGTTGATGTACGCTTCAATAAAGAGTAAAACCCCGCCGGCATTTTCCGGTGTCAATCTTCCGCCCAATGCTCCGGCGCCCTTCGATGCGGATGGCAATCTGAACTGGGGACCCGATGGGGGCGAATTCGATAATCCATTTGCCATCCTGAAACGATCAGGGAATACGCAAACAGATAATCTCATCGGTAATCTTCAACTCAGTTATGCCATTACACCAGACCTTAAAGCAACTATCAAAACCGGATATAATGCTGTTTTTTTGAGTGAGACCAATCTTACGCCCATCTCATCATTCAATCCCAAACGTAATATGACTGGTTCATCTTCCTTCGCCAACAGCTCTGCCAGAGGATGGAATATGGAGCCGATGCTTGAATACAAGAAAAAAACCAGTCTTGGCAGTATCACTATATTGTTGGGGAGTACATGGCAACACGATAAAACAGCTGGTTCCTCTGTGTATGCCAGTGGCTATGTAATAGATGATTTTCTTACATCGATGAATGCTGCGAAAACCCTGACAGCTACTCCCGCCAGCTTTAATGAATACAAGTATGCTGCTGTTTTCGGGAGGATCAATTACATATTGAAACAAAAATATGTGTTGAACCTTTCCGCCAGGCGGGATGGCTCAAGCCGTTTTGGAGATGGCAATAAATACAGCAATTTCGGAGCAGTTGGCGTAGCCTGGTTGTTTACTGAAGAACCGGCAATTAAATCCTTGATGCCCTGGCTCAGTTTTGGAAAATTGAGGGGTAGCTACGGTACCACGGGTAACGACCAGATCGGAGATTACAGGTATTTAGATACCTGGATCCTGTCTGCCAATAATTATGAAAACAGGTTATCGCTGAGCCCCAACGCTCTTTTCAATGGAAATTATAATTGGGAAAGAAATAAAAAACTGGAGATTGGACTGGAATATGGTCTGTTCAATAACCGGATCATGTCTTCAATTGCCTGGTATCTTAACCGGAGCGATAACCAGCTGGTACAATATAAACTTCCGATCCAGACAGGGTTTACCAATGTGATTCGCAATTTCCCGGCCCTTATAGAAAACAGTGGAGTTGAACTGGAGCTATCGGCTGAAATAATAAAGAAGGCGAATTTCAAATGGGATATGGGTTTCAATATCACTTTCCCAAAGAACAGGTTAGTGGATTTTCCGGGCCTGTCAACCTCCTCTTATGCTACCACTTATGTAGTGGGGAAATCTGTCAATATCGTAAAAGGCTACCTGATGGATGAAGTGGATCCAGCAACCGGCGTTTACATTGTAAAGGATATGGATGGAGATGGTCGCCTGGGAACGGGCGATCGTACACTCCTGGGTAAAACAGATCCGGATTATTTTGGAGGCATCAATAATTCTTTCACCTATAAGAATTTCAGGGTTCAATTATTTTTTGAATTCAAACAAAAATTCGATGTAGCCCAGGGACGCGCTGCCAGCTATGCGGGGTCCATCGGAATGAACTATCCACGCATGTTGCTGGATAGATGGCAGGAGAAAGGAGATCAGGCAACTTACCAGCGTTATACCCAGGGTACCGGTGACGCTTATACGATGGCGCAACGGGTGGCAGGCTCCAACCTCGGCTATGCAGATCTTACTTACCTGAGATTGCGAAACTTTGAATTTTTCTGGGACCTCAAAAATATTTCGACAGGATCGATACATTCAAGGCATTATCGCTGTTCCTGCGTGCACAGAATGTTTTTACCTGGAACCGTGATCAGGATGTGGACCCTGAAATGA